The window AGCGATGAAACGACATCGACTCGCCAAAAATATTATGCTTTGGACACGACGCTCCGAAATTATCGCGCAACTTCACTCCCAACATATTGGCAACTCTGCCACTACCGACATTCAAGAAGCTGTCACCGAAGCGCAGCTGGTTATTTTTTCTACTCCCATTGGCGTCATGCCAACTCTTGCTAAAACTAGTCTTCCTTATCTAACTCCAGACACTTTGGTTACTGATGTCGGCAGCGTCAAAACGACCGTCGTAGAAGCTCTGGAAAAAATTTTCGATTCGCACGCGCTTTTCATCGGCAGTCATCCCATGGCTGGATCAGATAAAACCGGTTTCGAACATGCTACAGAAATTTTATTTGATAACGCCGCTTGCTTTGTCACTCCCACCCAAAACACTTCACCTGCTGCTCAGCAAAAAATAACCGAGCTTTGGACAACGCTCGGTTGTCGCATCAAAATATTACCTCCCGATCATCATGATCAACTGGTTGCTGCGATCAGTCATCTGCCTCATCTTGTCGCTTCCTTACTCGTCAACACCGTTACCTCACACCATACCGCAGATGCTCTCCAATGGGTTGGAGGCGGTTTTCGTGATGGCACGCGCGTTGCTTTAGGCTCGCCACCTATGTGGAATGAAATTCTTAACCAAAATCGTAATGCCGTTTTAAAAGCGATTCAGGATTTTCGCCACCACCTGGATCAAACAGAAAATTTACTTCAACAAAATCAATCTATCGAGAAATCGCTCGAAGAGGCTGCTAAAGCGAGAAAACAAATAATGAGAAAATAAGTTGGCATCCGATTTAGTTGCTCTACAACTCAAAAACGTGATGTCTGAGATTCGTGTCCAAAAGTTAAAAAAATTAGAAACTCGTCTCAAAGTGCCCGGAGACAAAAGTATGTCGCACCGCGCAATATTGCTTGCAGGGTTAGCCGAAGGCACCAGTCGCATCAGCGGTTTTTTAACCAGTGAAGATTGCCTCTGCACCTTGCGCGCCATGCAAGCGTTGGGAACTCATATTGACTTTATTAATGAAAACACTTTTGATGTCACAGGTGTGGGTGGAGAATGTCAACCCGTGCTGGAAACTATTGATTGCGGCAACTCGGGAACGTTAATGCGTTTGATTTCGGGTGTTTTATCGGCACAACCTTTTCCCTCGCGATTATCTGGCGATGTTTCACTTAATAGCCGCCCTATGAAACGCATTATGGAACCACTTCGCGAAATGGGCGCGCAAATTGAAAGCGAAACTCATAACGATTGCGCTCCCTTGCTTTTACATGGCGCTCACTTGGAAGCGATCGCTTATCAATCACCCGTCGCTAGCGCCCAAGTTAAATCCTGTTTATTATTGGCCGGTCTTTTTGCTCAAGGCAACACCAGCGTTACAGAGCCCGCCTTATCGCGTGATCATACCGAACGCATGATGCGCTATTTTTATATTCCCCTTCGCAACCAAGACCTCACCGTAACCGTGCCCGGAGGCAGCCTGCCTCAAGCTCGAGATTTTATGGTTCCCGGAGATTTTTCCTCAGCAGCATTCTGGATGGCAGCCGCTGCGGCATTTCCCGGTTCCCAACTTTTTATCGAAGACATCGGTCTCAACCCCACTCGCACAGGATTAGTAAGCGTGCTGATGCGTATGGGTGCGCAAATCCGTGAATTTATTGAAACTGGCAAAGAGATGGAGCCCCATGGTAATTTGGAAATTCAAGGTCGCAATCTTCGTGGCACCTTGATTGAAGGAAAAGAAATTGCCAATGTGATTGATGAAATCCCCATTATCTCGGTGCTGGCTGCTTTGGCGGAAGGTGAAACCATTATCAAAGATGCCGCAGAATTGCGCGTCAAAGAAACCGATCGCATCGCTGCTATCACGCAAAATCTGCGCGCATTTGGGGCTGAAGTTGAAGAAACTAGCGATGGCATGATTATTCAAGGCGGACGCCCACTAAAAAGTGCAACCGTGGAAAGTTTCGGTGATCATCGTATCGCCATGGCTTTTGCGATTCTCGGACTTTTCTGCGAAGGCCAAACGCGTATTTTAAATACTGCTTGCATTGATACTTCTTATCCCCAATTTGAACAGCATTTGGCCCAGCTAGCAACATGAACTCCTTTCAACAAAATATTGTTATCGCGATTGATGGTCCTTCTGCCTCAGGCAAAAGCACCATTGCTCGCGAGCTAGCGCGTGCGTTGCCTGGTTTTATTTATGTCGACACTGGCGCCATGTATCGCGCGGTAACGTGGCGCATCTTACGCGAAAAAATTGATCCGCATAATTCCCAAACCGTTGAAACTTTTGTTAAACAAATGCCTTTTTTTTGTGAAATTCGAGGCAACACGATTGCGCTCAAATTCGAGGAGCCTGTGGATCCCTTCGTATTACGGCGACGCGAGGTTAACGAAAATGTCTCCACTATTTCTCTTATTCCCGCGGTGCGTCAACGGCTCGTCTACGAGCAACAACAATTGCGCGCCTTTGCGCCGTTAGTCATGGAAGGAAGAGATATCGGCTCTGTTGTTTTCCCTGATACACCTTATAAATTTTATTTGGATGCCAAATTAGAGGTGCGCGCCGAACGCAGAAAAGATCAGGGTGAAAATGATTCCATTTCTCAACGCGATGCCATTGATTCCAATCGCAAAATTTCTCCTCTCAAAATTGCGTCTGATGCGCATGTCGTAGACTCTTCCACCATGACCATTTCCGAAGTAGTATCTTACATTCTGGAGCAGCTCAGCCAACGCGGTCTGAACGTGGAAAATGCGAATCAACCATGAAGCGCGAGCTTTATCTTAATCACACTCACAAAACCACTTTCCTTTATTATCTCGGCTTCGTTTTGTCTTACCTCATTTTCCGTTTTTTGTTTCGTCGCAAAGTCTATGGCATCGAACATGTTCCTAAAGAAGGCGCCTTTTTGATCTGTGCCAATCATTTGAGTTATTTTGATCCTCCTTGCATTGGCTCATCACTTCCTTTTCATCATATCTTTTATCTTGCGCGAAAAACTCTTTTCAAATCACGGCTGATGGGATGGTTACTTCCCCGCATTCATGCAATTCCTGTAGATCAAGAAAAAGCAGATATTTTTGGTATTCGCACCACATTGCAAGTGCTCAAAGCCGGCGCACCCTTGCTGCTCTTTCCGGAAGGCGCACGAAGTTGGGATGGTCAACTACAAAAAGGAGAACCGGGTACTGGCATGATTGCCCTAAAATCCGGCGCGCCAATTCTACCAGTTAGAATTCGCGGCAGCTTTGAAGCCTGGCCACGCGGTTGTTCCAAAATCAAATTGCATCCCATCACAGTCACATTCGGTCCCGTGCTTCCTCCTTTCCAACCTCCCGCTCATCTTTCCACACAGGAAAGTTATCAATGGATTTCCGACCAAATTATGGAAGCCATTGCCAAATTATGAAAAAAAACGGCGGAGCTTATGCCCGAGCTGGCGTGAACTTAGAACAAGCCAGTCGCGATAAAGCAAAAGCGTTTACCACAGTACATCAATTTGCGGGTTTTTTTCGTGCCAACTTTCCTAAAATAAAAAACCCGATTTTGGTGGCAAGCACCGACGGGATAGGCTCGAAATTGATGCTCGCCTCGCAACCCAATCATCACTCCCAAATCGCAGCCGATTTAGTTTATCATTGCGTCAATGACATTTTAACATGTGGCGCGCAACCTCTCTTTTTCTTGGATCATATCAGCTTTAAAAAATGGGATAGCAAAATTTTCCACGCTCTCATTCACGGATTCAAAAAAGCTTGTTCGGAAACAGGTTGCTCTCTTATCGGTGGCGAAACAGCAGAATTACCGGAATTTTTTTCTAAAGAAAAAAATGTTAAATATGACTTGTCTGGAACAATCATTGGTGTGGTGGATGAAAAAGAGCGCATTGACGGGAAAAAAATAAAGCCTGGTGATGCGATTATCGGTCTCCCCTCCAATGGGCTTCACACCAACGGCTACACACTTGCACGAAAAATTTTACTTCACGACCTGCGATTAAAACTCACCGATCGCCTTCCCGGTTCCCGTGAAACTCTAGGCGCTTTATTAAGAAAGCCCCATCGCTGCTATTTAAAAGAGATCCAAATGCTTCAAAAAAAAGTGTTAATCAAAGGCATGGCTCATATCACCGGAGGCGGATTGATTGACAATCTGAATCGAATTTTACCACACAAAACCAAAGCGCTTATTAACAAATCATCGTGGCAGCCTTCTCCACTTTTTCGTTTCCTCAAGCAATCAGGAAAATTATCAGAGCCAGAAGCTTATGGCGTATTTAACATGGGCATTGGATTTGTTTTAATCGTTGACTCACAAGTCACTGATAAAATACTGAAATCAATAAAATGTTATTACCTTGGTAAAATCACAAATCTTCAATAAAAACCGACCCAACCTGTTTTAGCACTATTCTCAATGACTCCGAGACCAACCTGGGTTGAGTTTTCTATCTTAGCAAAAGCTTTACCCAATTTTCCACCACCGGCTTCTGTCGCCAAAACAGCGCCTTCTACTGCTGCGCCCAAAGCGGCTTCTTTTGTGTCATTAATATCTGTAGCAATTTGAGGGATCCAACCAAGAGTAACAGTGTTGACGGTTGCATCTATAGCGTGGATAGCTTTTTCTTCTACGTAACCATATCCATTGCTAATGGCAACGACTCCGTCTAACGCTAATTCAGCACCATCTTTAGCAGTTTCGATCATAGGATGAGGAGGTAATTCTGCAGGATTTCGTTGCTGAATGCCTGAAGCAGTAGTTATCGCCAATGAGGAAAGTGCTGTGGTTCTAAAGGTCGTTTGAAGCTCCCTAAAAGGAACCGATAGCTCTTCGGTTAATCTTTGTGTTTGTAACAAAGCAACCCTTAATTCATCAACCGCATCATCCGAAAAAATTATTGCTTCCTTCAGTTTTACTAAGGCATCTGCTGCATCCTCTCCACTTTCCACAGCTTTTTGATAAGTATTAAGCCTCTCTCTTACCGACTGGGCGCACTCTGCGACACGATCGAAGACCTCAGAAGCCCTTCTATAAGCGTCCTCAATTTCTTCAGAAATTCTTAATACTTTATCGATAACGTGATGTCTTTCTAAATAGGAAACGCTATAAATATGAGAAAAACTTCTGAAAATTTCAGCCATTTTAGAGGCATAAGTTTGGGCTTCTTTCAAGACATTACCATGCTTAAGTACGCTCGTCGCATCCAAAATATCATCAACCCTTCCTCCAATAACAGAAAGGGTATGAGGGTTGATTCTATCAACGTTATGAGAAAGATCGTCCAGCTGGCCAATAACCTTTTCGAAATCTTTTCTATCGAGTTTAGAGAGCTTCTTCATCGGCTCAATGACACGATCGAGAAAAACCCTGACAAATACAAAAGCATTCGCTCTTGCAACAAGATCAGCCGCAGGGCGTTCAGGTATTCTTCTTATTAATTTTCTAGTTTCCTCAGCAATTTCCCCAAGAATTTCCCTTACAGCTTTCGACATCTAACTCATTAACACAATAGCAATAAAATGTCAATTTTTATGTTTTATTAATAAAAAAAATTTTAAAATGTCTTGTATTTTATGCTCAACTTTAAATAGATTAATTCTGTTAACCAAATCATTGACAACACCCTCCTTCTAGCTTTTCATTACTTTTAAATTTTTTTTATAAAATTATGGCATCTCCCACTCTTCTTATTCGAGGCGCTAGCAGATTTGCAGCACGAATTGGTCGTTTGGAGGCCAGAGCAGCGCGAACCGGTCAACGAATGGAGGCGCTCGCTGATGAAGTGACCACTTCCGAACGCCGTTTAGCTAGTGCTTTGGGCGGGTCTGAAATAGTAACCGCTGCAGGTATACCTACAACAGTTG of the Verrucomicrobiia bacterium genome contains:
- a CDS encoding prephenate dehydrogenase → MQFNKVAILGAGLLGSSLALAMKRHRLAKNIMLWTRRSEIIAQLHSQHIGNSATTDIQEAVTEAQLVIFSTPIGVMPTLAKTSLPYLTPDTLVTDVGSVKTTVVEALEKIFDSHALFIGSHPMAGSDKTGFEHATEILFDNAACFVTPTQNTSPAAQQKITELWTTLGCRIKILPPDHHDQLVAAISHLPHLVASLLVNTVTSHHTADALQWVGGGFRDGTRVALGSPPMWNEILNQNRNAVLKAIQDFRHHLDQTENLLQQNQSIEKSLEEAAKARKQIMRK
- the aroA gene encoding 3-phosphoshikimate 1-carboxyvinyltransferase, giving the protein MSEIRVQKLKKLETRLKVPGDKSMSHRAILLAGLAEGTSRISGFLTSEDCLCTLRAMQALGTHIDFINENTFDVTGVGGECQPVLETIDCGNSGTLMRLISGVLSAQPFPSRLSGDVSLNSRPMKRIMEPLREMGAQIESETHNDCAPLLLHGAHLEAIAYQSPVASAQVKSCLLLAGLFAQGNTSVTEPALSRDHTERMMRYFYIPLRNQDLTVTVPGGSLPQARDFMVPGDFSSAAFWMAAAAAFPGSQLFIEDIGLNPTRTGLVSVLMRMGAQIREFIETGKEMEPHGNLEIQGRNLRGTLIEGKEIANVIDEIPIISVLAALAEGETIIKDAAELRVKETDRIAAITQNLRAFGAEVEETSDGMIIQGGRPLKSATVESFGDHRIAMAFAILGLFCEGQTRILNTACIDTSYPQFEQHLAQLAT
- the cmk gene encoding (d)CMP kinase; protein product: MNSFQQNIVIAIDGPSASGKSTIARELARALPGFIYVDTGAMYRAVTWRILREKIDPHNSQTVETFVKQMPFFCEIRGNTIALKFEEPVDPFVLRRREVNENVSTISLIPAVRQRLVYEQQQLRAFAPLVMEGRDIGSVVFPDTPYKFYLDAKLEVRAERRKDQGENDSISQRDAIDSNRKISPLKIASDAHVVDSSTMTISEVVSYILEQLSQRGLNVENANQP
- a CDS encoding 1-acyl-sn-glycerol-3-phosphate acyltransferase, giving the protein MKRELYLNHTHKTTFLYYLGFVLSYLIFRFLFRRKVYGIEHVPKEGAFLICANHLSYFDPPCIGSSLPFHHIFYLARKTLFKSRLMGWLLPRIHAIPVDQEKADIFGIRTTLQVLKAGAPLLLFPEGARSWDGQLQKGEPGTGMIALKSGAPILPVRIRGSFEAWPRGCSKIKLHPITVTFGPVLPPFQPPAHLSTQESYQWISDQIMEAIAKL
- the purM gene encoding phosphoribosylformylglycinamidine cyclo-ligase; translation: MKKNGGAYARAGVNLEQASRDKAKAFTTVHQFAGFFRANFPKIKNPILVASTDGIGSKLMLASQPNHHSQIAADLVYHCVNDILTCGAQPLFFLDHISFKKWDSKIFHALIHGFKKACSETGCSLIGGETAELPEFFSKEKNVKYDLSGTIIGVVDEKERIDGKKIKPGDAIIGLPSNGLHTNGYTLARKILLHDLRLKLTDRLPGSRETLGALLRKPHRCYLKEIQMLQKKVLIKGMAHITGGGLIDNLNRILPHKTKALINKSSWQPSPLFRFLKQSGKLSEPEAYGVFNMGIGFVLIVDSQVTDKILKSIKCYYLGKITNLQ